The stretch of DNA AGACAAATCTACTCTTAAGATGCGTGTTTGGGAACGTGGCAGTGGAGAGACTCTCGCATGTGGCACTGGTGCATGTGCATCACTGGTTGCATCTGTATTAAACAATGTATCAGATAATATTGCTACCCTAAAACTACTAGGTGGCAATTTAACAATACAATGGGACCAATCATCAAATCACGTATATATGACTGGACCATGTGAATTTGTTTTTGAGGGTGAAATATAATTTAGGAAAGGATGTTTTTTTATGGCTTTTGTTAATGAAAATTATTTAAAATTACAGGGAAATTATTTGTTCGCAGAAATAAGTAGACGTGTTTCCGAATTTAAAAAAAATAATCCCAACTGTAATATAATATCTTTAGGTATAGGTGACGTAACTAAACCCCTTGTATCAACTGTAATAAAAAATCTTCATAAAGCTTGTGATGAAATGGCAAATTCTAGCACATTCAAGGGCTATAGCCCAGACCGAGGCTACTCATTCTTAATTGACGCAATAGCTAAAAATGATTATCAGAAAAGAGGAATTGACATATCCTGTGATGAAATATTTGTAAGCGATGGTGCAAAATCCGATACAGGAAATTTCCAGGAGCTCTTTAGCACAAAATCGACTATTGCCGTAACAGATCCTGTATATCCCGTTTATGTAGACAGTAATGTAATGGCTGGAAGAACTGGCATTTGTGATGAGTCTGGTAGGTTTTCTAGAATAACTTATCTACCATGCACTGCACAAAATAATTTTATACCAAGCCTTCCAACCAAACCTGTTGACTTGATCTATCTATGTTTGCCTAACAATCCAACTGGAACAACTTTAACTCATGACCAACTTAAGGTGTGGGTTGATTATGCAATCGAGAACAACTCAATTATATTGTTTGACGCGGCATATGAAGCATTTATTACAGAGGATAACATACCACACAGCATATACGAAATTGAAGGAGCTAAAAAATGTGCTATCGAATTCAAAAGCTTTTCCAAAACTGCAGGATTCACTGGTGTACGCTGTGCATATACCGTTGTGCCTCGGGATGTTTTTGCCTTAACCTCTCTTAATGAAAAAATATCCTTAAATTCGCTATGGGCAAGAAGGCAAGCTACTAAATTTAATGGTGTATCGTACATATCACAGATGGCTGCACTTGCTACGTACACAGAAGAAGGCCAAAAAGAAATACATAACGTTATATCTTATTATCTAAATAACGCAAAACTAATCCGCAATGCTTTGATAGAAAAAGGCTTTGCCGTTTATGGAGGAGTAAATTCACCTTATATTTGGCTTGCAACTCCTAACAATATGGATTCTTGGGATTTCTTTGACCTTTTGCTCAAAAAAATCAATGTGGTCGGAACACCTGGCGTTGGCTTTGGTCCTAGTGGTACTGGATACTTTAGATTAACATCATTTGCAAGTTTGGAAAATACTATAGAAGCTATAAAAAGATTTGATTCCTTATCTATTTAACACAAAGAGTAGTCAACATATTGTTATGTTGACTACTTTAATACGGATGAAACACAAAAACTACATCCTTTACTCTAACTCGTCTAAACTGTCCCCATTTTTTCTTCTCCCAATTTGAAATCTAAA from Clostridiales bacterium encodes:
- a CDS encoding LL-diaminopimelate aminotransferase — its product is MAFVNENYLKLQGNYLFAEISRRVSEFKKNNPNCNIISLGIGDVTKPLVSTVIKNLHKACDEMANSSTFKGYSPDRGYSFLIDAIAKNDYQKRGIDISCDEIFVSDGAKSDTGNFQELFSTKSTIAVTDPVYPVYVDSNVMAGRTGICDESGRFSRITYLPCTAQNNFIPSLPTKPVDLIYLCLPNNPTGTTLTHDQLKVWVDYAIENNSIILFDAAYEAFITEDNIPHSIYEIEGAKKCAIEFKSFSKTAGFTGVRCAYTVVPRDVFALTSLNEKISLNSLWARRQATKFNGVSYISQMAALATYTEEGQKEIHNVISYYLNNAKLIRNALIEKGFAVYGGVNSPYIWLATPNNMDSWDFFDLLLKKINVVGTPGVGFGPSGTGYFRLTSFASLENTIEAIKRFDSLSI